The genomic window CGCGGCAGGGGCGTGGTCGCTAGTTGCTCGGGCGTGGCAACCCCGGCATAGAGCAACATGCCGCAATAGTTACAGCCCACGCTGGCTACACGGGCCAGGTTTGCTAAGGCAGCCCACTTTTTCACGTGCTGTAAATGGGTTTGTAGCTGATTGGCGAGCTGCTGTTGCTGATCCGGGGT from Candidatus Obscuribacterales bacterium includes these protein-coding regions:
- a CDS encoding DUF4332 domain-containing protein, yielding TPDQQQQLANQLQTHLQHVKKWAALANLARVASVGCNYCGMLLYAGVATPEQLATTPLPRLHRQLMKLHISTMQNKDLCPSLNDVRLWIQDAQQLTGRR